ATCGCCGCAAAGCCCTGGTGGCGTCGATGATGGCGCCTCTCGCCGGCGACCTCTCTCTCATCTACGGCGCCCTCTCTACGGCGTTCGGCCACCAGCACTGGTGGCCCGCAAAGACGCCCTTCGAGACGATGGTCGGCGCCATCCTCACCCAGAACATCTCCTGGACGAACGCGGCCCGGGCCGTCGCGAGCCTGGAAGACGCCGGGATGCTCGATCCGCACCTGCTCGCCGCGGCCGATGCCGGCGATATCGCCCGCCTGATCGTCCCGTCCCGGTTCTACAACCAGAAAGCGGAACGTATCCGGACATTCGCCGGGGTCTACGTCGGGGAGTTCCGGGCGGACCCGGCGGTGATGGCGGCCATGGAGACCGACGCCCTGCGCGAACGCCTGCTCGCTCTCCGGGGTCTCGGGAAGGAGACGGTGGATACCATCCTCCTGTACGCCTGCAGAAAGCCGGTCTTCGTCGTCGACGCCTACACCCGGCGGATATTCTCGCGCTACGGCCTCCTCCCCGAAGGGGCGTCGTACGACCGGACACAGCGCCTCTTCGCCGACAACCTCGCCCCGGACGTGGAACTCTTCAACGACTACCACGCCCAGATCGTTCGCCTGGGCAAGACCGTCTGCAAAAAGTCGCCGCTCTGCGACCGCTGTCCCGTCCGGGTGATCCACGGCTCGCTCCGGTGCGCCGGCGCCCCGGAGTGACCGCCCGCTCACTTCTTCCGGTAGATGTTTAAGCCGATCTTGATATCCTCGTGCCCCGGCACCGCGACGTTGCCCTCGGTGGAGGCGATCGTGATCGACTTCCCGCTCTTCGATGCGCCGAACTCTTTTTCGAGATCCACGCGTATGGTGAGGATGTTCTTCTCAACCGTCATGTCGACGTTCTTCATCAGGTTTAGTACGTGCACTTCCCTCGGATATGCGCATCGGTGCAGGTACGGCAGGAACTGCGAGCGCGGAAGTTCGCACATCTGCCGCTCCCGGGGAGCCCGGCCATGATACACCCGGGAGGATCCGGCAGATACCGGCCCAGAACAACAAACACTATCCCGGCCCCGGGCCAACGTTACCAGCACATCGGGTTCCGTGGCGCAATGGATACAAAACACACCGTTCTTGAGAAATACTTCGGCTATACGTCGTTCCTCCCCTACCAGGAAGAGATCGTCGACGCCGTCATCGCCGGGCGGGACGTCCTCGCCGTCATGGCGACCGGGGGCGGCAAGTCCCTCTGCTACCAGCTCCCGGCCCTCGTCTTCGGGGGGCTTACGGTCGTCGTCTCACCCCTCATCGCCCTGATGAAGGACCAGGTCGATGCCCTCCGGGCAAACGGCATCCCCGCGGCGACGATCAACAGTTCGCTCGGCCTTGGGGAGCGGAGGATCATCGAGCGGGTGATCCTCGAAGGCCGCATCCGGATCCTCTACATCTCGCCGGAACGGGCCGTGCAGCCGTCTTTCCTCTCGCTTCTGTCACAGGCGGACGTCAGGCTCATCGCCATCGATGAGGCGCACTGCATCTCCATGTGGGGGCACAACTTCCGGCCGGAATACCGCCGGCTCCGGGCGCTCAAAGAGCGGTTCCCCGCGGCTCCCGTCATCGCCCTGACGGCGACCGCCATTCCGGCCGTCCAGGACGACATCGCGGTGCAGCTCGCCCTGAAGGAACCGGCCCGGTTCGTCGGGAGTTTCAACCGCAAAAACCTCACCTACCGGGTGGTGCCGAAGGCCCGCTACTTCCCGCGGCTCGTCGCCTACCTGAGCGAGCACCGGGACGACGCCGGCATCGTCTACTGCTTCTCCCAGAAGGCGACGGAAGACCTCGCCGAGAAACTCCACAACAAGGGTTTCCTGGCGCTCCCGTACCATGCCGGCCTTCCCGACGCCGTCCGCGCAGAGCACCAGGAGGCCTTCTCCCACGGCGACGCCGCGATCATCTGCGCCACCGTCGCTTTCGGCATGGGCATCGACAAACCCGACGTGCGGTTCGTCATCCACACCGACCTCCCGAAGGATATCGAGTCCTACTACCAGGAGACCGGCCGGGCGGGCAGGGACGGGGAGGCGAGCGACTGCATCCTCTTCTATTCCCGGGGCGACTACGGCACGATCCGCTACCTCATCGAGAAGGAGGGCGGCGATGCAACGCAGAAGGACGTCGCCTACCGGAAAGCCGGCGCGATGCTCGACTACTGCGAGACCGCCGGGTGCCGGAGGAAGTTTCTGCTCGACTACTTCGGCGAGACCTACCCGGAAGAGCCGTGCGGCGGGTGCGACCGGTGCGAGGCGCCGGTGAAGGTCTTCGATGGGACGGAGGTGGCGTCGGCGGTCATCGCCTGCATCCGGCAGGTCGGGGAGCGGTTCGGGGCGTCCTACATCGCGGACATCCTGACCGGGTCGAAGAGCGCGAGAATCCGCGAGAACGGGCACGAAACCCTCCCCGCCTACGACTCCGGCAGATACACCCGCGACCAGTGGCTGCTCTTCATCCAGGAGCTGGTCGGGAAGGGGTTCGTCACGTCGACCGGCGGCCGTTACCCGGTTCTGGTACTGAACGAGCGGAGCCGGGCGGTGCTCGCGGGCGATCTCGTGGTGCCGCTCACGGAGCCGCGTCCGGAGGGCGTCGTCGCGCCGGAGGCCGACGACTACGACGAGGTCCTCTTCCTCCGGCTCCGCCGGCTCCGGAAAGTCGTTGCCGACCTCGATCGCGTGCCGCCGTTCGTCGTCTTCCACGACCGGAGCCTCAAGGAGATGGCGAAGTTCTACCCGGGCACCGGCGTTGCGCTCCTCCGGATCTACGGGGTCAGCGAGGGGAAACTGCAGCGCTACGGCAGGAAGTTCCTCGACGCTATCGATAAGCACTGCGCCGAGCAGGGAATCGGGCCGGAGCGCCGGAGCGGGTGATCCCCTCGCTCCGGCGGCAACGACCATCCCCTCTTTCCGGGAAGACGAACAGGTCCGGGTAGCGCAGTGCGGGATTGATGTCGTGCATGGTCACGACCGCCGAAACCCCATCTTCGCGCACTGCCTCACGTGGGTCCGCCTCCCGGTTCCGCACATTTTTCCCGCACCCCCGCCAACGCTTCTTCCGGAAGTGATGGAAGAATGAAGATTGCTGCCGTTGTGGGAAGCCCGCGGGGGATGCGGAGCAGGACGAGGAGGCTTGCAGGTTTCGTGCTTGCCGGGGCTAAAGAAGCCGGTGCCGAGGTCGACCTCATCGACCTCGCCGATCTGCAGATCGTCCCCTGCACCGCCTGCGAGAGTTGCAGCCTGGACGGGACGTGCGTCTTTGCCGACGATTTCTCCGCCGCGTACGACCGGACGCTGGATGCCGACGGGCTGATGCTTGCCTCGCCGGTCTACGTCGACAACGTCAGCGGACAGATGAAGGTCTTCATCGACCGGCTTGCAGACGCCATGCACTACCAGAACTTCGCCGGGAGATACGGCTGCAGTGTCGCGACCACGCAGGTCTCGGGAGGCGATGCGGTCATCGGCTACCTGAACCACGTGCTCAACTACCTCGGGGCGACAACGGTCGGGGGGATGAGCGTCGCACTCGGTGACGACCCGGGGGCAATCGACCGGGCGGAACCGGCGGCACGCGATCTCGGGCGGCGGCTCGTCCTTGCCGTCAGGGACCGGCCGCGATATCCGGATCAGGAGGTTGAGATGGCAGAAAACCGGGAATACTTTGCCGGTATAGTGCGGGCGAACCGGGACTGGCGGCCGGAGGAGTACGAGCGGTGGGTGCGGGAGGGCTGGATCGGGGAGGAATGAGACGGCGGCTGGAACGATCTCGAACACAATCCGCTCTGCCGGGCTCGTGCAGGCGGGAATGCGGCCGTCGCTTAAGTATGTGCCGACGCGCCCCCAAAAATAGCGGCAGAGGGAGGCTCACCATAATTCCGACGGCATTCTTCATCTTTCGAATACAGCTTCGTCAAGGAAATAAACCGGTTGAGGGCGGCGCTGATAAATCAATCGAGCGGTGGACATAACGGTCTTCAACAAAGTACGCGATTTGCTGCGCTCTACTTCCAGTTCTTCCGGCGTCACAAACAGGAGATCGAAATCGATGGCAAAATCTGCAAGAACCGCATCCATATCGCGTCCTCTGATTTTGCGCGGCAGATTTGATCGTTTTACAATAATAAGGTCGAGATCGCTCCTTTTTGTCATTTCCCTCTTCGCATAAGATCCAAAAAGGTAGATTCGTTCGGGATCATATGCCGCGACAATGCGATGGGTGATAGCCTTCAGATCACTCTGGTCGATCATAGTGATTGCCTTTCATTCCTCAACCCTGTACTGGACGACACATATGAGATCGTCGATATCAGACACCGAAAGCGAACGGAAATCTGCAGCACCGGCTTTTTGAAGCCTGTGTACCCAGAACGGGTTCTGTTTGAGCGACAGGGTACTCCCGAGGTCGATATTCGGGGAAACGTCGATGTGTGCAACATGACATGATCCTGGATGTTGATCCACAGTCATGGTTATTTGCCGGGCACTTCCCCCGGGAGGCGTAATCTCAAGGATATAATCCCCGGCATCGGAAAGTTTGGCTATATAATCGATTCCCGTAATCTTGATGTTCAAGCCGTGGGTGAAATACGGGAACCGATCGGGGACGATATCGAATGCGAGCATCTGATCCCCCGACAATGGATTGAGGAACTTCTGCCAGCTGGAACCAAATTCATGTCGGGCGCTGATCATGAGATATAAGCCTGTACGGCTCTCTGCAAGTGCAATCTCCTCGAGGTTATCTTTGACTGACTGCGAAGCCGCGTTTCTGAGAATATCCCCGCCATCTCTGGCCGTGTATTGCATGTGTATGACAACATCGCTGATTGTACTGTAATCAAACTGAGGATATACAGGATTCAGCCGGATCTTCCAGGAGCTGACCGCACCACCGTACTCGAACGGCAGATAGCGCTCATCGTCAAGTCTCAACTCGAACATACCCCTGTCGTTCTGCGCATTGCTGGTGACGATAGCACTGATCCCTCCTTGATCATCGAAAAATCTCAGATCTTCTCCAGGACTTCGGACATACTGGGGTGAGATCTCCTGCCCTGTCCTGACGTGGTTATCGAGCAGTGTCAGTGTCATGGAAACGCCGGTATATGGTCCAGTCACGCAAGGGACGGTGATCCCGACGCTCTTGATTCTCCGCATAAAGTGACCCGGATTATCCAGGTCGAAGAGGAGTTCCGGTAGACTGACAACACATTCTCCCCTGGTGCGCAGCTCGACGAGGGCGTACGGATCGAACGATAGCAGGGAGATATGTTTGGTCAGCTCAAGCTCACGTGCGTTATGTGCATGATACGCAGATTTCATGCGCTGCAGATCGTAGAGCAGCTTATCGCCGGATAGCAAACCCTTCTTCAGGCTGTCCCAGTACCCGAACTGGATGAAGGAGGAATCGCTCAGACCGAGTTCTTGCCGGTAGCATTTCTCCGCCTGTTTGGCAAGGCTGTATGCCATCTGGTACGTCTGGAAGTACGTGGCGCTGGTCTGTGAAATCATCCATTCGTAGAGGTCCTTATTCGAGTATTTTGCATGCAGGAATTCATCGACTTTAGTGGCCAGCTCCACGCTGGTCGCGTGATTGTCAAGTTCTTTCTGTGCGATATCGTGAGCGATGGCTGCAACCAACGATTGCGAATCATTTACCCCCAGTTCATCGGTTGCGAGGCTGTACTGCAGCCCCCAGTCTTCCTTGCGCCGATGATACGAGCCCAGCGTCTGGCTCGTGCCTGCCATATTCTGTAAAATTGCCGAGGCGATTCGAGTTGCGCTCGAAGAGGCCGATGATGCTGATGCGATATTACTGCCTCCGAACACCATTGTGGCGTGCGGCGAACCACCGGCTCCCGATCCCCCGAACTGGAAGTTGGGAATAAACGCCCCGACGATAGCGCCGACTTCGAGACTCATTGCCACAGCATCGCAGGATAGGCTGGCTCCCTGCAGCACGAGCGCTGCTGCCTCCCAGGTATTGGCAAGATCGTTCTTGCGCTGGTTGTAGAACGATTTACGATCCTCGATACTGAGGCGTTGTTTTTCCAGTACATCAAGCTGCTGGCCGGTTTCCTCGACCTTCATCGTCAGCACGCCGCCGATCTGATCCTGCACTTTGCGTTCATATCCGGATCGGAGCAAAGCCAGCGCCTCGGCATCCTTTTTCTCCAGCACGCTGAGAAGTTCATTTCCAAAACTGCGTACTATTTCGCAGAGTTCAATCGCTTCGTGCACAATCACCCGGAATCGGTACGGCGGGAGTGCAGCCATGTTATCGCTGATGATACTCCCGAGGTCGAGTCCTGCAGCCGCTGCCCTGACCAGCAGGCCGGGATCGATCGGCGGAGCAAACAGTGCCAGCTCGCGTTTGACTCCGCCGATGTTCATGCAATGGCGTATCTTGAAGAGGCGATCGGCGACGGTGTCCCAGTGTCGCAGCAGCTGTTCGTTGGGCGGCACGGTAAAATAAAGGGTAGGAAACAGCGGGAATTTCGGGGTGCCCGGATCGCCGGTGCTGCTCTGCGCCGAGTCCGGCATGTAGACTTCGGGAGTGTCATACTCGATCGAATCACCGTATTGCACCGGACCGAGAAGATTTTCAGCTGCGAGGACTTTTGCGTTGGCAAATGCATCAAGCCCTGCTCTCTCGAGGTCCTCGTACGTCATGTCGGATGCTGCAACCAGTGGCTTCACCTTTTCAGGTTGTGGCCCGAGGAGCTCCGCCGCGAGGACGTACATCTGAATCGCTTCATTGATCGACTCCATCGTGTCCTGGTTGAAGAGCTGGTCTCCCCAGGCGATCAGGTTGTCGATATACTTCATGACGATTGTCCGCTGATATGCCACCCGACGCAGCCCGGCGATGACATGGGGGTCGAACGGATTCTCTCGCCATTCTTTTATCTGTTGGTCGAATTGTAGTCGGTAATTGTCTTTCTTCATCAGATTTTGAATGACGCCTGCCTGATAATCCATCATGTTGTAGAATTCTTTCGTGATCCAGTACCGCTTCGGCACCTCCTCCTTCGTACTGCTCGTTGGATTGAAGATGTACTCATACCAGTGTTTTGCATCCTCAAAACGCTGGTTGCGGCTCAAGGATTCACCGATATGAAACGGAGCATGGAAGAAGAGTTCCCAGTTATAAATCGAATAACCTGCTTGCTGTCCGAAATCGACTCCTTCGGCCGTATACGTGGTTGTAACATTGCTCTGTGGTGAGTAGTACTCTGAAAACGCCGCACTGTCAAACGCCGGTTTGTCTTTGAAGAACTGTGTGGGGTTGACCTGGAGTTCGCGAGAGTACAGAGAGTCGATACCGCCCCGGTTTAGTTCCCGGATGAAGAGCGGGACGAATGCGTGATAGAACGGTACGAACGTATAGGTACTTGCACTGGAATTCGGAATGACGAAGTACGATCGGAGGCCGTCTTCATAGAAGAATGGCAGAGTGGAATCGAAATTGCGGGTCTGGTGCGGGACCAGCAGGTGATGGAAATCAGCTTTTTGTAAGAGCGGCGCGTTCCCGTATTTTCCAAGAACATCACAATTGTAAACGCGCTGGCGGGCAGGTAAGTCGTCTTTTACATCGGATTGCTTCGGAAATATAGCCATCCCTTCGTAATTGCTTGAACCGGGTAAGAGAAGATTGGGCAATCGTATGCCGGTAAGCAAACCTATGTTACGGGTTTCAGATCCGACCTCGGTCGGATCGAGATTCGCTTTGTCCAGAACAAAGGCTTCCACCGCATTCCCGACTCCCCCGAGCACGAATTCTGCGTAATGAGAACCGTCGACAAAAAGAGCGATGTGAAGCAGGGGATCGCTGATTGTCGATTTCAGCGTTACCTGATGCGGCTCGATATCGTCTCTGATAACGATCGTCTGCGGGGCGATCTGTTTTGCGAGCCATCTCTTGCCTTTGAACTCGCTCCAGGCCAGCTGAACCTCAAGATGTGATCTCGCAGGCTCCGGTACGGCACCCGTAGCTGCTAAAGGAGGTTTTGCCTGTTTCTTGTCCGGTTTTCGATTTATGATTGCCCAGAATATGTAGAACCTGCGGTTCCAGACGATCGGCAGGATGTGGTCGCTGACGATATCGAGATCGATCTTCGTCCAGGCCGTCCAGCGGGAACGGCCGATCCACCGGCGATAATAATATGCCGGGGGATTGCCCTGCTTTCGTGCAACAACGTGCAATACTGAACCGGTTCCATCCAGGCCCGGTATCGTTCCATCATTTCCCATGTTTCACCTCACCGTGTAGACTCCATACATCCAAACCTAAAGGTAAACCCACAAATATCCCCCGTAGTCGCTGAAGCCGCTGTGATTGTATGCGCGGACCCTGTACTGGATTTTGGCGGGTATATTTCGCGGCCAGAAATCCTGGATATTGGTGCCCCCACTGACGGGCAGATGCGGAGGAATTGCCCTTAATAATCCCCAGCCGGATTCGGCCCCATTGTAGTAAAATACCCTGCGCTCAACCTCATACAGCATCGTGTCCGGATTTTCATCTCCCCAGTACATAGTAATCAACCAGATGGAACTCACTGGTTCAACCTTGGCCGAAAAGGAATACGGAGTCCTGCAGCCAAAGACGGTTCCCGTCGCCTGTGCGTATTTGCCTTGATCTGCCGCGCTGGTCGCCGTCACCAAAAAGTTGCCCGCTCGCTCCGCAGTAAACAGCCCGTTCTGGTTAATCGTTCCTCCGCTCGCGGTCCAGGTCACACGCTTATCCACGGCGCCGCTGACTGCTGCAGAAAATTGCAGCCGGTCGCCCACGATGCACGTAGCCCGGGCGGGGTCGATCAGTACGGATACAGGAAGAACGTTCACTATTGCTGTTGAGGACTTGGTTTTGTCCTCTTTGCTCGTCGCCGTTACTCTATAAGTGCCGCCTGTATTGCCCGACGGCACAAACAAGCCGTTCGCATCAACCGTTCCACCGCTTGCGGTCCAGGTGACGCCTTTATCGGCTGCATTGAAGACAGTTGCCGTAAATTGTCGGGTTTCTCCTATCAGGATCGTCGCTGCCGACGGATGTACGATCACGTCGACAACCGCGGGAAGCGGGGTCACTTCCGAGTCGTCGTACATTCCGACTACCTGGAGCCGTGCCACACCGTCGAGCTTCTCGAGGTAGCCGAGCAATGCGTTTTGAGCAGTGTCGGCGGTTACTTCGTTCTGAAGAAGATCGTTTTCCAGGTCTTCCATGAACGGCGACTTATCTCGCCGCAGCTCTGGTTCGATCCAGTTCTCCGGGAAGAGGAAGACCTTCCGGTTTGCCTCCCAGAGCCGGTACCGGTTCATCCACTGCCACTGCAGCCAGTCGTTATCGGCGTTTGCATTGACGCTGACCCCTGGCTCAAGGTTGAGAATGCATCGAAGAACAAAGAGCTGGATGGCCGCATTGGCCTGGACAATGCGCGATGTCCCCTGGCAGGCGCTCATCTCAACGTCGATCAAGAAATGCGAGTAGACATCGCCGGCATCTCTCCATGGCATTGCCCCTTCCGGAGGATGGACGAGGAGATACGCTACGAGGGCGTCACGCTGCTGCTCGCGCAAGGGATCGCGCAGCTGTTTTGCGATCTGCAGCCATTGTCGGGTGGAATATTTCGCTTTGACGCTCTTTTTGATCGAATTCGCCTGATCCAGGGTGATTGTCGGCCCGATCCAGCCGCCGACATCGGCGGAGATCCCCGACCGGCGGAGCATGGTAAAGGCGGGTATCAGCCTTGCAAGAGCTCGTTCCGATTGGTAATCGTCGGGATATTTCAGCGAGAGTAAGCCGGTGTCGGAGGTGTCATACGAGGATTTGAGGGGATCGTCGCAGAGCACTTTGAGGCTGTCCAATGGCCATTGGGTACGGTCTGCAAGGACCGACATGTACGCTGCTTTCTCCGTATCGTTGCCTGCAAGGTCCATCAACGAGGTAAACGGCGTTCCGACCGAAGGCAGGGACTTCTTGATCACGGCCGCGTCAGCGAGGCGACTCCATCGTACGAACAGTCCGCCCGCGGTTTCCTGCGGGGTCAGCGGTAACGTTGTCGGGTCAAGCCAACCCTGCTCCGCTCCTCTGCTCAGTATCCATTCCGTCTCATCGCTTTTGAAATCGAAACCGTTGATGATCCGTGCCGCCTTATCAAGCGCTGTATAGTGGGTGAAGAACGTGCTGAAGGATACCGGCTTTTTACTGATTAGATCCGTCCCCGATTCTTCGGGACTGAGGGTTACCGGATTATTGTTCATGGACGGATCCCGTTCGATATAAAGAAGCGTCAGGAAATCTTCCAGCAACGTCTTTTCGGGATCAATCTGCGATGCAAACCCTTCTGCTGCGAGGATTTTCACGGTTGAGACCGGGAGTGCAAGCGCATTTCCGAGCTGCTGTACGACGAACCCCGCCCCCTGAGTCTGTCTGAGATAAGCAAGCACGCAATTTAAGACAAATTCATAACGCGCCTGTTTTGGGGGCAGAGATTTTTTTCCTACGAGTTTGCGTTTCGCAGTCGACTCAACCATGCACGGGCTCAGCAGCCCGGATAACCTGGTGATGCATTTTATCTGCTCTGTATTGCTCAATGAGGATTCCCCGCTCAAAATCCCCATGATCGAATCGAGAGTTACGGGATCGAGCACCGATGAGAGCCGTCTCCGGGTCTCTGCACCCGTAGGATCGGAACTGAATGTATTTTCTTCTGCAATCTTCTTCAGGCCGTCCAGGATCGATTTCATGAGTGTTCCGACGACCACATTGTCCGGTGCAGTACCCGTGGCGCTGTCAAATCTATGTCGCAAGAGATAATCGAGTGCGGAGATGGTGAACGGGGTGCTGCGTATCCTGTCGACGGCATCGCAGAACTCTGCAAGGAGTTCCGGACGCGATGGATCAAACGGATCGTACGACTGATCGGATATCCGTTCTGTCTCGAACAGCGCCTTTAAGGATACCAGTTCTCTCATCGAGATCCCAAGACCCCTCGAAAGCACGACATGACGATAGAGCGCCGAGAGGTTCTGCAGCGTCAGTATGCCGTCAGTGAAGGAACTTATTGCGAGAGTGAGATCGGCATCGGAGATCTCAAAGGCACCCTGTAGAGTCGCTTTGTGATCGATGAGCCCGGGAGGGGGATTGTCAGAAGCTGCCCGGACCTCCGTGCCTGCATCATCGAGTGCGAAGATCGGGTCGACCGGATTGAGTACGGCTGCATTCTGGAACAGGTCGTGGTAGAGGGAGTACCGCCGGTCCCCCGCATTCGGGAAATTGGAGACATCCCTCGTTTCGATATTCCCGAACAACGCGACCGCCACGTTTGCAGGTATCCTGAAACGCTTCATTGCAGTCCTGACCGCATACACCTGGCGGAGGAATGTCGTTGCATCGGCACCGTTCATAGTGCCGGCGTGGAGAAGGGAGAGGGCAGAATCCAGGGTGTAGGCATCCCAATCAAGTCGCCGCATGAGCCTCACAAAACGGTGCAGCCGGTCGAGTGCATCGGGATCGTCGGTAAAACCTGCTATGTTCATGGTGTCGAGACTGCAGGAGTCCGGGACTTCGTTCCAGAGCTGGATGGCCTTGGCAGGATTTACAAAAACCGTGTCTAACAGTTGTGCGAGCGTCTGGTATGTCAGTCCGGACCGGGAGAGCAAAATCCTCACGTTTGCAAGGATGTCAATCCATGAACCTGTAACCCAGATTTTATGGTCGGCAGGGTTTTGGATTCGGTTGAATGATGGGTTTAATCCCCAGTATGTCCACAGACTATCATTTCCCGGCCCAATACCGGTGATAATATCTGCTTCTGCCCTGGAAAGCCCCAGACCTTCGACAGCGATCTCGATCACCTGCCGGGACGGGATAGCGGGCGGCTTCTGGAATAAGTGCATCAGCTGCACCCGGTCTATACCAAGCTGGCTCAGATACGTACGCGCTTCATGCAATGGCAGATTAAAGGGAAGACACCAGGGAAAATAGGTTCCTGCGTCTGCAAGTATCTCATACGCATATCTATTGACATACTGGGGATTGGCGTTCAGCTCTTCGGTGTTCAGGGTTGTCTGCCGCTGGAGAGCGGTAGGTGCATCCGTATTAGCGGGGTAATTCGGGTAACCAGAAGGTGGAGCGATGGCTTCTTCAAGCAATTCATTGACCAGATCGATATAGGGCAGGACCGTGGAAGTGTTCTGTGTATTCAGCTTGATCCGGGCGATATCGGGGCGCCTTTTCAGAAGGACGTCCTTGACGTACACAGAGTTCACATCTCCCGCATTTGCTCTTCTCTTTGAAAGGAAGTACAGCATGTCTACAAGATAAGCCGCCGGACTCAGTACTGTTCTGCCCGGATCACCGGCGCAGAAGTCGAACGAACCAAATAATGTCTCAAGATTGGGAAAATCCTTAACCTCTTCCTGCAACTGTGCGGTATCGATATTCCCTATTGCTGCCGGGTTTAGGTGTTGAGCAATCGAGCTCAGGTCCGTGGCGAGCATGAGGGCCTGGCCATATGTGTGTGATGCTTTGAAATATATCGTAGAAGCCTCGGTTTCGCCGATATTCGGATCACCCGCATATTTGTTGACGAAATGAGATTCCCCCATGGCATAGATCTGCTGTGACGAGCGGATCCCATCTGCCAATAAGGGTTTTACGGCTGCATAACGCGACGCCAGCTTTATGAGACGCTTACTTTGATGGAGGGCATCCCTCAAAGCCCCGAGGTCGGCATTTCCTGCGGCTTGTGGATTCTCCTTCAGGTATCGGTCGACATTGGTCGTGAACAGATTGAAATCCGGATTGGTATCAAGAAATGCTGTGAGAGTACTCTTTTCTCGTATCGGGCTGTCCTCATCTTCGGCAAGCCGTGCCGAGAATGCTGTCGTAGGAAAGGCGCGTTCGGCGTTTCGTTCGAGAAGGTACGCAAATGTATCGACGGCTTCCTCCGGGGTTTCTGCAGTGAAGTTGGCCGGGATTCCTATTTGCTCACCCTTAAACGTGTCGTTCAGCAATTCTTTCCAATCCTTCGCGCTGAGCCGTGCAAGATCCCTGGATTCGTTGATGGTTCCTTTCTGTCGCATCTCCATGAGCTTCTGCACGAGAGGCATGTGGCCTTTGACGAATTTCCCTGCATCGACGGAGAAACTGAGCGTTTCCACGTCGTCTCGCGTGAAGTCGGGATTGTTGCCGAGATTTTTCCAGAAGGTGCTTGCCGGATCCGTTTTCGCCGTGTACAGCGTGATGAATTTCTGCTGTTTGTCTTTCGGGATCCCCGCTGCATCGAGTACATCTCTGATCGGTGTCTTGCCCATGCTGAAAGAAGCGGAAAGCGCAGCATTGGTTCTCAAGGGCGCGAGATCTTCCAGAGCCTTCTTTGCCTTCGATTGGAAACCAGCAGGAATGACATTTTTAGCGATAGCTGCGTTAATTGCTTCAGCCAGAACCGTATCGGAGGTGGACAGGATAGCATCCAGGAGCTTCTGTGCATTGAAGTCGAAATCGACACCGCCGCTTGAGGTGGCCAGAGCGACGACGGAAGCATTCGGCGGAATATTCTGAGAGAAGAGCCCGTAAAAGAGCTCAGATGGAAGCCCGGTGGAACATGCGAGGCGTGACGCTACCGAATAGAACGCAATCCGCGTTTTATC
This portion of the Methanoculleus oceani genome encodes:
- a CDS encoding neuraminidase-like domain-containing protein, which produces MGNDGTIPGLDGTGSVLHVVARKQGNPPAYYYRRWIGRSRWTAWTKIDLDIVSDHILPIVWNRRFYIFWAIINRKPDKKQAKPPLAATGAVPEPARSHLEVQLAWSEFKGKRWLAKQIAPQTIVIRDDIEPHQVTLKSTISDPLLHIALFVDGSHYAEFVLGGVGNAVEAFVLDKANLDPTEVGSETRNIGLLTGIRLPNLLLPGSSNYEGMAIFPKQSDVKDDLPARQRVYNCDVLGKYGNAPLLQKADFHHLLVPHQTRNFDSTLPFFYEDGLRSYFVIPNSSASTYTFVPFYHAFVPLFIRELNRGGIDSLYSRELQVNPTQFFKDKPAFDSAAFSEYYSPQSNVTTTYTAEGVDFGQQAGYSIYNWELFFHAPFHIGESLSRNQRFEDAKHWYEYIFNPTSSTKEEVPKRYWITKEFYNMMDYQAGVIQNLMKKDNYRLQFDQQIKEWRENPFDPHVIAGLRRVAYQRTIVMKYIDNLIAWGDQLFNQDTMESINEAIQMYVLAAELLGPQPEKVKPLVAASDMTYEDLERAGLDAFANAKVLAAENLLGPVQYGDSIEYDTPEVYMPDSAQSSTGDPGTPKFPLFPTLYFTVPPNEQLLRHWDTVADRLFKIRHCMNIGGVKRELALFAPPIDPGLLVRAAAAGLDLGSIISDNMAALPPYRFRVIVHEAIELCEIVRSFGNELLSVLEKKDAEALALLRSGYERKVQDQIGGVLTMKVEETGQQLDVLEKQRLSIEDRKSFYNQRKNDLANTWEAAALVLQGASLSCDAVAMSLEVGAIVGAFIPNFQFGGSGAGGSPHATMVFGGSNIASASSASSSATRIASAILQNMAGTSQTLGSYHRRKEDWGLQYSLATDELGVNDSQSLVAAIAHDIAQKELDNHATSVELATKVDEFLHAKYSNKDLYEWMISQTSATYFQTYQMAYSLAKQAEKCYRQELGLSDSSFIQFGYWDSLKKGLLSGDKLLYDLQRMKSAYHAHNARELELTKHISLLSFDPYALVELRTRGECVVSLPELLFDLDNPGHFMRRIKSVGITVPCVTGPYTGVSMTLTLLDNHVRTGQEISPQYVRSPGEDLRFFDDQGGISAIVTSNAQNDRGMFELRLDDERYLPFEYGGAVSSWKIRLNPVYPQFDYSTISDVVIHMQYTARDGGDILRNAASQSVKDNLEEIALAESRTGLYLMISARHEFGSSWQKFLNPLSGDQMLAFDIVPDRFPYFTHGLNIKITGIDYIAKLSDAGDYILEITPPGGSARQITMTVDQHPGSCHVAHIDVSPNIDLGSTLSLKQNPFWVHRLQKAGAADFRSLSVSDIDDLICVVQYRVEE